The Niastella koreensis GR20-10 genome includes a window with the following:
- a CDS encoding zinc metallopeptidase — MTPQIWLISILFLVISMLVSGVLKGKFAKYSKVPLTAGLTGREVAMKMLRDNGIYDVQVRSSDGFLSDHYDPASKTVNLSPDVYNGISVASAAVAAHECGHAVQHANAYQWLTLRSKLVPVVMFSSGIVQWILLLGVFMIHVFPGLLLAGIILFGLTTLFSVITLPVELDASRRALAWLNRSNITDAREYPQAKDALKWAALTYVVAALASIATLVKYIMIFLGGRSRD, encoded by the coding sequence ATGACACCACAAATTTGGTTGATTTCGATCCTGTTTTTAGTGATCAGTATGTTGGTGTCGGGGGTGCTGAAAGGCAAATTTGCGAAGTACAGCAAGGTGCCCCTGACGGCCGGTTTAACGGGTAGGGAAGTGGCAATGAAAATGTTACGCGATAATGGTATATATGACGTTCAGGTAAGATCTTCTGATGGCTTTTTAAGCGACCACTACGATCCGGCCTCTAAAACAGTGAACCTCAGCCCAGACGTATATAATGGTATATCAGTGGCTTCTGCGGCTGTGGCGGCCCACGAATGCGGCCACGCGGTACAGCATGCCAATGCTTACCAATGGCTAACGCTCAGGAGCAAGCTGGTGCCGGTGGTAATGTTCAGTTCGGGTATTGTGCAGTGGATCCTGTTACTGGGCGTATTTATGATCCATGTGTTCCCCGGCTTATTACTGGCAGGCATTATCCTGTTTGGCCTAACTACTTTATTCTCAGTGATTACATTGCCGGTTGAGCTGGATGCCAGCAGAAGGGCTTTAGCCTGGTTAAATCGCAGCAATATTACCGATGCCAGGGAGTACCCACAGGCAAAAGACGCGCTTAAATGGGCTGCCCTGACGTATGTGGTGGCTGCTTTGGCTTCTATAGCTACGCTGGTAAAATATATAATGATTTTCCTGGGCGGCAGAAGCAGGGATTAA
- the radA gene encoding DNA repair protein RadA — translation MAKVKTAFFCSNCGYESAKWLGKCPSCGTWNTFVEEVISKPSVKKENGWDDYHEETKSTRTIPLSSITSSEQVRITTSDAELNRVLGGGIVPGSIVLIAGEPGIGKSTLFLQNGLQLQNKTVLYISGEESEQQIKMRADRLNIKNDNFYLLTETVTQTIFQEIKKLKPHLVIVDSIQTIQSPYIDSSPGSISQIRESAAEFQRFAKETNTPVFLIGHITKDGSIAGPKILEHMVDTVLQFEGDRHYAYRILRTIKNRFGSTSELGIYEMTGGGMRVVNNPSEILMTPKEDRLSGIAIAATIEGMRPLLIEVQALVTQSVYGTPQRTVSGFDLRRLQLLLAVLEKRGGFHFGVKDVFLNIAGGLKVEDPSIDLAVLCALLSSYEDVPLPQHVCFAGEVGLSGEVRAVHRVEQRIAEAEKLGFEKIIVSRYGQKSIGKQSGNIEVISMGRVEEVYQYLFQ, via the coding sequence ATGGCTAAAGTTAAAACAGCATTCTTTTGTTCTAATTGTGGATATGAAAGTGCAAAATGGTTAGGTAAATGTCCATCATGCGGAACCTGGAATACATTTGTTGAAGAAGTAATTTCAAAACCCTCTGTTAAAAAAGAAAATGGCTGGGATGATTATCACGAAGAAACAAAATCAACCCGCACCATTCCATTAAGCAGCATCACCAGCAGCGAACAGGTTCGCATTACTACATCCGATGCAGAACTTAACCGCGTATTAGGTGGCGGCATAGTGCCGGGGAGTATAGTATTGATCGCTGGTGAACCAGGTATAGGTAAATCGACGCTGTTTTTACAAAATGGTTTACAGCTACAGAATAAAACTGTGTTATATATCAGCGGCGAAGAAAGCGAACAACAAATAAAGATGCGGGCCGACCGCCTGAATATCAAAAACGATAACTTTTACCTGCTTACAGAAACAGTAACGCAAACAATTTTCCAGGAGATCAAGAAATTAAAACCTCACCTGGTCATTGTTGACTCCATTCAAACTATTCAATCGCCATACATCGACTCGTCACCGGGAAGCATATCCCAGATCAGGGAGTCGGCTGCCGAGTTTCAACGCTTTGCCAAGGAAACCAATACACCGGTATTCCTTATTGGCCACATCACCAAAGATGGAAGCATTGCCGGTCCCAAGATCCTGGAGCATATGGTTGATACCGTACTGCAGTTTGAAGGCGACCGTCATTACGCCTATCGAATTCTACGAACCATCAAGAACCGGTTTGGCAGCACATCTGAGTTGGGTATTTATGAAATGACCGGCGGAGGAATGCGCGTCGTTAATAATCCAAGCGAAATATTAATGACGCCAAAAGAAGACCGCCTGAGTGGTATTGCCATTGCCGCAACTATTGAAGGCATGCGTCCATTGTTGATTGAAGTACAGGCATTGGTTACCCAATCTGTGTACGGAACACCACAACGTACGGTATCAGGTTTCGATCTGCGGCGCTTACAATTACTGCTGGCGGTACTGGAAAAGAGAGGAGGCTTTCATTTCGGCGTTAAAGATGTTTTTTTGAACATTGCCGGCGGTTTGAAGGTAGAAGACCCCTCGATCGATCTCGCCGTTTTATGCGCTCTCCTGAGCTCCTACGAGGATGTCCCATTACCGCAGCATGTTTGTTTTGCCGGCGAAGTGGGATTGAGCGGGGAAGTACGAGCCGTTCATCGCGTAGAACAACGTATAGCAGAAGCCGAAAAACTCGGTTTTGAAAAAATCATCGTTTCGCGGTACGGACAAAAATCAATCGGGAAACAATCCGGTAACATTGAAGTAATATCCATGGGCCGGGTTGAAGAAGTTTATCAGTATTTGTTTCAATAA
- a CDS encoding ComF family protein produces MLKNEFHSLIHLFLPHHCAGCGSDIMSRQQALCMHCINRLPVTGFQLHANNPVEKIFWGRMPVTAAASYLYFSKDSLLQHIVHELKYKGNKELGLFLGRKMGEALLQTHRFHDIDALVPLPLFAARQRKRGYNQASLLCRGIAGVLSLPVLEQIIHRRTSSETQTNKNRINRWLNMQGKFELQQPDAINGKHILLVDDVITTGATLEACGQELLTAPNTRLSIMTMAFTVK; encoded by the coding sequence ATGTTAAAAAACGAATTTCATTCTTTAATACATCTCTTCCTCCCCCATCACTGTGCCGGCTGCGGCAGTGATATCATGAGCCGGCAACAGGCATTATGTATGCATTGCATAAACCGGTTGCCGGTAACGGGGTTTCAACTGCATGCCAACAACCCGGTAGAAAAAATATTCTGGGGCCGCATGCCTGTCACCGCTGCCGCCAGTTACCTGTACTTCTCAAAAGACTCGTTGTTACAACACATAGTGCATGAGTTAAAGTACAAAGGCAACAAAGAGCTGGGATTATTCCTGGGCCGCAAAATGGGCGAAGCCTTGTTACAAACCCATCGCTTTCATGATATCGATGCCCTGGTGCCATTACCACTATTTGCGGCCCGGCAACGAAAACGGGGTTATAACCAGGCGTCGCTTCTTTGCAGAGGCATAGCGGGCGTTTTATCACTTCCCGTATTGGAACAGATAATTCACCGCCGCACTTCCAGCGAAACACAAACAAACAAGAACCGCATCAACCGCTGGCTGAATATGCAGGGCAAATTCGAATTACAGCAACCAGATGCCATTAATGGCAAACATATATTATTGGTTGATGATGTAATAACCACCGGCGCCACCCTGGAGGCCTGTGGCCAGGAACTGTTAACCGCCCCCAATACCCGCTTAAGCATTATGACAATGGCCTTCACAGTAAAATAA
- a CDS encoding glutathione peroxidase: protein MIRLLLVSLLFIGAQSIYDFKVPALDGAGTIDFKKFKGKKIMIVNTASKCGNTPQYAELEKLYEQYKDKLVIVGFPANNFGGQEPGTNGEIQEFCKKNYGVSFPMAEKVSVKGDDIHPLFKYLVAEAEKKGFTDPIKWNFTKFLLDEKGNLITVIHNKTKVTSEEVTKYLN, encoded by the coding sequence ATGATACGTTTATTGCTTGTATCCCTGCTTTTTATCGGAGCTCAGTCTATTTACGATTTTAAGGTTCCTGCATTAGATGGCGCAGGCACTATCGACTTCAAAAAATTCAAAGGCAAAAAGATCATGATCGTGAACACGGCATCTAAATGTGGCAACACCCCACAATATGCCGAACTGGAAAAATTATATGAGCAGTACAAAGACAAACTGGTTATTGTAGGTTTTCCAGCCAACAACTTTGGCGGTCAGGAGCCTGGCACCAATGGAGAGATCCAGGAGTTTTGCAAAAAGAATTATGGTGTAAGTTTCCCTATGGCTGAAAAGGTTTCGGTAAAGGGCGACGACATTCACCCCTTGTTCAAATATCTGGTGGCCGAGGCCGAAAAGAAAGGGTTTACCGATCCCATTAAATGGAACTTCACCAAGTTCCTGTTAGATGAGAAAGGCAACCTCATCACCGTGATCCACAACAAAACAAAAGTTACCAGCGAAGAAGTAACCAAGTATCTGAACTAA
- a CDS encoding ATP-binding protein — protein sequence MLFKNVIGQIDVKLHLVNMVQQNRISHALLFLGKEGSGALPMAIAFAQYIVCEKVNRKGPTESPGPSLFGDEPPPPSAAMFDSCGECSSCVKMQQLMHPDVHFSYPVIPRKSGDKPLSSDYISEWREFISKYPYGNSYDWLQFIGAENKQGNITAYECNDIIRKLSLKSFESGFKVLVMWMPEYLGNEGNKLLKLIEEPPPDTLFVLVAENESLILQTILSRTQLVKIPSLNYQDITEALVSKAKVGEDSARQTALIAEGNYREALQLMQHADEDWQSLLREWLNAILKNGPIAQVKWIDEVSKLGREKQKQFIRYFTHLLEQAIRLHAMGPDNLHLPDKDKDFAGRLNKIANFMQQQAIIEELDKASYYIERNANPKMLFHALTIKLYHILASKEVTVVI from the coding sequence ATGTTATTTAAAAATGTTATTGGCCAGATAGATGTGAAACTGCATCTAGTAAATATGGTGCAACAGAACCGCATCAGCCACGCCCTTTTGTTCCTGGGAAAAGAAGGTAGCGGCGCCCTGCCCATGGCCATTGCATTTGCCCAATACATTGTTTGCGAAAAAGTAAACCGGAAAGGACCCACTGAATCTCCCGGTCCATCCTTGTTTGGCGACGAACCGCCGCCGCCATCGGCCGCTATGTTCGACTCCTGTGGCGAATGTTCTTCCTGTGTAAAGATGCAGCAGCTCATGCACCCCGATGTGCATTTCTCCTACCCGGTTATTCCCCGCAAATCGGGCGACAAACCCCTGAGCTCGGATTACATCAGCGAATGGCGCGAATTCATCTCAAAATATCCCTACGGTAACTCATACGACTGGCTGCAATTTATTGGGGCCGAAAACAAACAAGGTAATATTACCGCCTACGAGTGTAACGATATCATCCGCAAACTGTCGCTCAAAAGCTTTGAAAGCGGATTTAAAGTACTGGTGATGTGGATGCCCGAATACCTGGGCAATGAAGGGAATAAACTATTGAAACTCATTGAGGAACCGCCACCAGACACCTTATTTGTACTGGTAGCCGAAAATGAGTCGCTTATTCTGCAAACCATCTTGTCACGCACCCAGCTGGTTAAAATACCCTCCCTCAACTACCAGGATATTACCGAAGCCCTGGTTTCCAAGGCCAAAGTAGGGGAAGATTCGGCCCGCCAAACCGCCCTCATTGCCGAAGGCAATTACCGCGAGGCGCTGCAGCTGATGCAACATGCCGACGAAGACTGGCAGTCGCTGCTGCGCGAATGGCTGAACGCCATTTTAAAGAACGGGCCCATAGCCCAGGTTAAATGGATAGATGAAGTAAGCAAGCTGGGCCGCGAAAAACAAAAACAGTTCATCCGGTACTTTACCCACCTGCTCGAACAGGCCATCCGGCTGCATGCCATGGGCCCCGACAACCTGCACCTGCCCGATAAGGACAAGGACTTTGCCGGCCGCCTGAACAAGATCGCCAACTTTATGCAACAGCAGGCTATTATTGAAGAGCTGGATAAAGCCTCTTATTATATTGAACGGAACGCCAATCCCAAGATGTTGTTCCATGCGCTTACCATTAAATTATACCACATACTTGCCAGCAAAGAGGTAACTGTTGTTATTTAA
- a CDS encoding PSP1 domain-containing protein: protein MGCSSCGTGDKVAGCKSNGGCSTGGCNRMNVHDWLSNLPFSDPSGSCKIVEITFNNGSRKDFYRNTTVHLFEKGDLVAVEGVSGFDIGTINLTGEIVRLQMKKRNADETDPDIKKVLRRATDKDIEIWQQNKDREKEALIRARAIARQLNLEMKLTEVEIQADGRKATFFYIADDRVDFRELIKIYAKEFRVKVEMRQIGARQEAAKVGGIGSCGRELCCSTWLTDFKSVNTTAARYQNLSINQSKLSGQCGRLKCCLNYELDIYLDALQHFPDNCDTLQVAKGTAILIKKDIFKNLMWFTLPDSNKQYPLTIERVRKIKQLNERNQVPDELEAVDVTTQKPKEVEPEFVDVVGQISLRSLERAEKKKRHHNHQKEGQHKEQPRQQQQGQGQQNQGQGNKGGGQQHRRDNRPPRKDDRRNPPKKA, encoded by the coding sequence ATGGGATGTAGTTCATGCGGAACAGGCGATAAAGTTGCCGGTTGTAAAAGCAATGGCGGATGCAGCACGGGTGGTTGTAACAGAATGAATGTGCACGATTGGCTGAGTAACCTGCCATTCAGCGACCCTTCAGGAAGCTGTAAAATTGTAGAAATAACTTTCAATAACGGAAGCCGGAAAGACTTTTACCGCAACACCACTGTTCACTTATTTGAAAAAGGCGACCTCGTTGCCGTTGAAGGCGTAAGCGGGTTCGATATTGGCACTATTAATCTTACAGGTGAGATCGTTCGCCTGCAAATGAAGAAAAGAAATGCCGACGAAACCGACCCGGACATTAAAAAGGTATTACGCCGCGCTACCGATAAAGACATCGAGATCTGGCAACAAAACAAAGACCGTGAAAAAGAAGCCCTTATCCGGGCCCGGGCCATTGCCCGCCAACTGAACCTCGAAATGAAACTTACCGAGGTAGAAATTCAGGCCGATGGCCGCAAGGCTACTTTCTTTTATATTGCCGATGACCGCGTTGACTTTCGCGAATTAATTAAAATTTACGCAAAAGAATTCAGGGTAAAAGTAGAAATGCGCCAGATAGGCGCCCGCCAGGAAGCCGCCAAAGTGGGTGGTATTGGCAGTTGCGGCCGCGAACTGTGTTGCAGCACCTGGTTAACCGATTTCAAATCGGTGAATACCACCGCCGCCCGTTACCAAAACCTGTCTATCAATCAAAGTAAACTCAGTGGTCAGTGTGGCCGGTTAAAATGCTGTCTTAACTACGAGTTGGATATTTACCTGGATGCCTTACAGCATTTCCCGGATAATTGCGACACGTTGCAGGTAGCTAAAGGAACCGCCATCCTGATCAAGAAAGATATCTTTAAAAACCTCATGTGGTTTACCCTGCCCGACAGCAACAAGCAATATCCGCTGACGATTGAACGGGTAAGAAAGATCAAACAGCTGAACGAAAGAAACCAGGTACCTGATGAACTGGAAGCTGTTGATGTAACCACACAAAAACCAAAAGAGGTAGAACCGGAATTTGTTGATGTGGTTGGCCAGATCAGCTTACGCAGCCTGGAAAGAGCCGAAAAGAAAAAACGGCACCATAACCATCAAAAAGAAGGTCAGCATAAAGAACAACCCCGCCAGCAGCAACAGGGGCAGGGGCAACAGAACCAGGGTCAGGGTAACAAGGGCGGAGGTCAACAGCACCGCCGCGACAACAGACCACCCAGAAAAGATGACAGGCGTAACCCACCTAAAAAAGCATAA
- a CDS encoding Bax inhibitor-1/YccA family protein — MALFKSGNPVLNEKTFSGSYTYLDSDAEVMTVKGTLNKFGILFLLTMASAGYAWKMVYSNVDVMTYMWVSIFGAFILALIANFKKEWSAFLAPAYALLKGFAVGAISAIYDNVFAKVAPHIITTAVGLTFGVVIAMYLLYKFNIIRATPLFQKIIYTASLGIAFFYLIAIGLHFAHIDIPFLHEGSPFGIIFSLVVVSIAAMRLILNFDFIEKGADQRVPKYMEWFSAFGLLITIVWLYLEILQLLAKLSNRK, encoded by the coding sequence ATGGCGCTATTTAAATCCGGTAATCCTGTACTGAATGAAAAAACTTTCTCCGGTAGTTATACCTATTTAGATTCAGATGCAGAAGTAATGACGGTGAAAGGAACCCTGAACAAATTCGGTATCCTTTTTCTCCTTACCATGGCATCAGCCGGTTATGCCTGGAAGATGGTTTACTCTAACGTAGATGTAATGACCTATATGTGGGTAAGCATCTTTGGTGCATTTATCCTCGCCCTCATCGCTAATTTCAAAAAAGAGTGGTCAGCCTTTTTGGCTCCTGCCTATGCCTTATTGAAAGGCTTTGCAGTAGGCGCCATTTCTGCGATCTATGATAATGTATTCGCAAAAGTTGCTCCTCACATTATAACAACAGCAGTTGGTTTAACCTTTGGAGTGGTAATTGCCATGTATTTGTTGTACAAATTCAACATCATTCGCGCTACACCGCTCTTCCAAAAAATAATCTATACCGCTTCATTAGGTATTGCGTTTTTCTATTTGATCGCCATTGGCCTGCACTTCGCTCACATCGATATTCCTTTCCTGCATGAAGGCAGCCCATTTGGTATTATTTTCTCACTGGTTGTTGTAAGTATAGCCGCCATGAGATTGATCCTTAATTTCGACTTTATAGAAAAAGGAGCCGATCAGCGTGTACCTAAATACATGGAATGGTTCAGCGCATTTGGCTTGTTGATCACCATTGTATGGTTATACCTGGAAATTTTGCAACTACTCGCAAAACTGTCCAACAGAAAATAA
- a CDS encoding TIGR00266 family protein, with translation MRTNHEIDYKIYGEEMQYVEIELDPNETAIAESGAFMMMDDGIQMATMFGDGSKQQQGLLGKLMSAGKRMLTGESLFMTAFTNMGQGKKRVSFASPYPGKIIALDLQELGGKIVAQKDAFLCAAKGVSIGIEFQRKLGTGLFGGEGFIMEKLEGDGMAFVHAGGHVFERTLQPGEVLRIDTGCLVAYTQTIDYDIQFVGGIKNTLFGGEGLFFATLRGPGKVWIQTLPISRLASRILTYGSAGGRKEEGSILGGLGNMLDGDGW, from the coding sequence ATGCGTACAAATCACGAAATAGACTATAAGATTTATGGGGAAGAGATGCAATACGTTGAAATAGAACTTGATCCCAATGAAACTGCCATTGCTGAAAGCGGTGCCTTTATGATGATGGATGATGGCATTCAAATGGCTACCATGTTCGGTGACGGATCAAAGCAACAACAGGGATTATTGGGTAAACTGATGTCGGCCGGTAAACGGATGTTAACCGGTGAAAGTTTATTTATGACCGCCTTTACCAATATGGGGCAGGGAAAAAAGCGGGTGAGTTTTGCTTCGCCATACCCTGGTAAGATCATTGCATTAGATCTGCAGGAGCTGGGCGGAAAGATAGTTGCGCAAAAAGACGCTTTCCTGTGTGCGGCTAAAGGTGTAAGCATTGGTATTGAGTTTCAGCGTAAACTTGGCACCGGTTTGTTTGGCGGGGAAGGTTTTATTATGGAAAAGCTGGAAGGTGATGGAATGGCCTTTGTACATGCAGGTGGCCACGTGTTTGAAAGGACTTTGCAACCCGGCGAAGTGTTGCGCATAGACACCGGTTGTTTGGTGGCTTATACCCAAACCATCGATTACGATATTCAGTTTGTAGGCGGTATCAAGAATACCCTGTTTGGTGGTGAAGGTTTGTTCTTTGCTACTTTGCGCGGTCCTGGTAAAGTATGGATTCAAACCCTGCCCATTAGCCGTTTGGCCAGCAGGATATTAACTTATGGTAGTGCCGGTGGCCGTAAGGAAGAAGGCAGCATATTAGGCGGACTGGGCAATATGCTGGATGGTGATGGCTGGTAG
- a CDS encoding M16 family metallopeptidase, with protein MKRAILLLAVAMPALSNQVAAQAKLVEKVTRQGDELVIPYEKYVLPNGLTVVVAEDHSDPVVQVDVTYHVGSAREQIGKSGFAHFFEHMMFQGSDHVKDEEHFKMVTDAGGTLNGSTNRDRTNYYETVPSNQLEKMLWLEADRMGFLLDAVTQQKFEIQRATVKNERGQNYDNRPYGLASEVSSRSLYPYGHPYSWLTIGYIEDLNRVDVNDLKNFFLRWYGPNNATVTVGGDVNTADVIKLVEKYFGPIPKGPAVEKVVVPAVVLDKDRYVSYTDNYIRLPLINMVWPTVPNYDKDMPALTCLAQILGGGNSSLLYQNLVKTQQALQANVFSQLSELAGEFTIRVVPMPGKTLADMEKLIRSSLDEFEKRGVTDDDIQKFKGYTEAQYVNGLQSVSGKVFQLAAFQTLTGNPNMIGKLVKMNNAVTREDVMRVYNQYIKGKHAVVLSVLPKGQENVIAGPNNYEIDKSHYTAPDYGYASLKYTKATDNFDRTVHPGNGPNPMVKVPAFWRKDLPNKIKFIGAENKEIPTVTLIISIPGGHLLQAKDTAKVGLASLFADMMNEDTKNYTSEQMTIELDKLGSSIEVSSTRDALVFTVEALKKNIDKTLALLQERMFNPKFTEETFNRIQHQTLESLKQAKTRPAAVADEVIALVDYGPNHILGMNEYGTQSTIKNITLKDVEDYYKTNITATNTKVVLVGDITENEILPKLAFLNKLPNKTIELPSVAAKPKDVDKSKIYLVNIPKAAQTEFRIGDVTGLKYDATGEYYKAGLMNFALGGGFNGRVNINLREDKGWTYGARTNFNGDQYTGDFTFSSGIKADATDSALTEVMKEFKNYNAVGIKDEELTFMKNAIGQRDALRYETGMQKAGFIQRMLEYNLPANYVDQQNKILKNIGKPEIDALAKKYIHPDKMNIVLVGDKVRILPGLQKSGYEIVELNADGMPVDAGDTKKGF; from the coding sequence ATGAAAAGGGCCATACTGCTTTTGGCTGTTGCCATGCCGGCACTGAGCAACCAGGTTGCCGCCCAGGCAAAACTGGTTGAAAAAGTCACCAGGCAAGGTGATGAACTTGTTATCCCATACGAAAAATACGTGCTCCCTAACGGACTTACAGTGGTTGTTGCTGAAGACCATAGTGATCCTGTTGTGCAGGTTGATGTTACTTACCATGTTGGTTCGGCCCGCGAACAAATAGGCAAATCGGGCTTTGCGCATTTCTTTGAGCATATGATGTTCCAGGGCAGCGACCATGTAAAAGATGAAGAACATTTTAAAATGGTTACCGACGCCGGTGGTACGCTCAATGGTTCAACCAACCGCGACCGCACCAATTATTATGAAACAGTTCCATCAAACCAGCTCGAAAAAATGCTTTGGCTCGAAGCAGATCGCATGGGCTTTTTGCTGGATGCGGTTACCCAACAAAAATTCGAGATCCAGCGGGCTACCGTTAAAAACGAACGGGGGCAGAACTATGATAACCGTCCCTATGGTTTGGCTAGCGAAGTATCTTCAAGGAGCCTGTACCCCTACGGCCACCCTTACTCGTGGTTAACCATTGGGTATATCGAAGACCTGAACCGCGTTGATGTAAACGACCTTAAGAACTTCTTTCTACGCTGGTATGGCCCCAATAATGCCACGGTTACCGTTGGCGGCGATGTAAACACAGCCGATGTAATAAAGCTGGTTGAAAAGTATTTTGGTCCCATCCCCAAAGGACCGGCCGTAGAAAAAGTAGTGGTGCCTGCTGTGGTGCTCGATAAAGACCGTTATGTTTCCTATACCGATAATTACATCAGGCTTCCGTTAATAAACATGGTGTGGCCAACTGTGCCCAATTATGATAAAGACATGCCCGCGCTCACCTGCCTGGCGCAAATACTCGGCGGCGGCAATTCTTCCCTGTTGTACCAGAACCTGGTTAAAACCCAACAGGCCTTGCAGGCAAACGTCTTCAGTCAGTTAAGTGAGCTTGCCGGTGAGTTCACCATTCGCGTGGTTCCCATGCCCGGCAAAACCCTGGCCGATATGGAAAAACTCATCCGCTCTTCACTGGACGAATTTGAAAAACGCGGGGTTACCGACGATGACATTCAAAAGTTCAAAGGCTATACCGAAGCACAGTATGTGAACGGCCTGCAAAGCGTATCGGGCAAAGTATTTCAACTGGCCGCCTTTCAAACATTAACCGGCAATCCCAATATGATAGGCAAGCTGGTAAAAATGAACAATGCCGTTACCAGGGAAGATGTAATGCGCGTTTACAACCAGTATATAAAAGGAAAACACGCCGTAGTATTAAGTGTATTGCCTAAAGGACAGGAAAATGTAATTGCCGGGCCAAACAACTATGAAATTGATAAAAGCCATTATACAGCTCCCGATTATGGCTATGCCAGTTTAAAATATACTAAGGCAACCGATAATTTCGATCGCACTGTTCATCCCGGCAATGGGCCTAACCCCATGGTAAAAGTGCCGGCCTTCTGGCGCAAGGATCTTCCCAATAAGATCAAATTCATAGGTGCCGAAAATAAAGAGATCCCAACAGTTACACTCATCATTTCCATCCCCGGCGGCCATCTGCTGCAGGCAAAAGACACCGCCAAAGTAGGACTGGCCAGCCTGTTTGCCGATATGATGAATGAAGACACCAAAAATTATACTTCCGAACAAATGACCATCGAGCTGGATAAACTGGGCAGCAGTATTGAAGTAAGCAGCACCCGCGATGCCCTGGTGTTTACGGTAGAAGCACTTAAAAAGAACATCGATAAAACCCTGGCCCTGCTGCAGGAACGCATGTTCAATCCCAAATTCACCGAAGAAACATTCAATCGCATTCAGCATCAAACGCTGGAAAGCCTGAAACAGGCAAAAACACGGCCCGCAGCTGTAGCAGACGAAGTGATTGCTTTGGTGGATTATGGCCCCAATCATATTCTGGGAATGAATGAATACGGCACCCAAAGTACTATTAAGAACATCACTTTAAAAGATGTGGAGGATTATTATAAAACCAACATCACGGCCACCAATACAAAAGTGGTGTTGGTAGGCGACATCACGGAAAATGAGATCCTGCCCAAACTGGCATTCCTGAACAAGCTGCCGAACAAAACAATTGAACTGCCTTCAGTAGCTGCCAAACCAAAAGATGTTGATAAATCAAAAATATACCTGGTGAACATTCCCAAGGCAGCACAAACAGAGTTCAGAATTGGTGATGTAACCGGTTTAAAGTACGATGCTACCGGCGAGTATTACAAAGCAGGGTTAATGAATTTTGCCCTGGGTGGAGGTTTTAATGGCCGCGTAAACATCAACCTGCGCGAAGACAAAGGCTGGACCTACGGCGCCCGCACCAATTTCAATGGCGATCAGTATACAGGCGATTTCACCTTCAGCTCTGGTATAAAAGCCGATGCTACCGACAGCGCATTAACTGAAGTAATGAAAGAATTCAAAAACTATAATGCAGTTGGCATCAAGGACGAAGAGTTGACATTTATGAAGAACGCCATTGGGCAGCGCGATGCATTACGCTATGAAACCGGAATGCAAAAGGCTGGTTTTATTCAACGCATGCTGGAATATAATTTACCAGCCAATTATGTTGACCAGCAGAACAAGATCCTGAAGAACATCGGCAAACCAGAAATTGACGCCCTTGCTAAAAAATATATTCATCCCGATAAAATGAATATCGTACTGGTAGGCGACAAAGTGCGCATTCTACCCGGCTTACAAAAAAGCGGTTATGAAATTGTAGAGTTGAACGCCGATGGAATGCCGGTTGATGCTGGAGATACAAAAAAAGGATTCTAA